The following proteins come from a genomic window of Bos mutus isolate GX-2022 chromosome 23, NWIPB_WYAK_1.1, whole genome shotgun sequence:
- the ABCC10 gene encoding ATP-binding cassette sub-family C member 10 isoform X3 — protein MERFLARLCGTSALQPLPVWEGDTTGHCFTQLVLSALPHALLAVLSACHWGHPRYPDYTPRCSPGWRLRLTTSVLLAVFPLLDLLPVILPPGAGPGPTGLEVLAGGVAAMAWISHSLALWVLVHTPYGHSRGPLALALAAFLPAPALVLTLLWHCQRGTLLPPLLAGPLSRLCLLILQLAALLAYGLGWAVPGQPREPWAHEPLLSEGQEPEVAEDGESWLSRFSYAWLAPLLARGARGELRQPQDTCRLPHRLHPTYLARVFQAQWQEGARLWRTLHGAFGHCYLALGLLKLVGTMLGFSGPLLLSLLVGFLEEGREPLSHGLLYALGLTGGAVLGAVLQNQYGYEVRKVALQARGAVLNILYRKALQLGPRRPPAGEVLNLLGTDSERLLNFAGSFHEAWGLPLQLAITLYLLHQQVGVAFVGGLILALLLVPVNKVIATRIMASNQEMLQHKDARVKLVTELLSGMRVIKFFGWEQALGTRVEACRARELGRLRVIKYLDAACVYLWAALPVVISIVIFITYVLMGHQLTATKVFTALALVRMLILPLNNFPWVINGLLEAKVSLDRIQRFLDLPNHDPQAYYSPDPPTEPSTALELHEALFSWDPVGTSQETFISHLEVKKGMLVGIVGKVGCGKSSLLAAITGELHRLRGQVAVWGLSKGFGLATQEPWIQFATIRDNILFGKTFDAQLYKEVLEACALDEDLSILPAGDQTEVGEKGVTLSGGQRARIALARAVYQEKELYLLDDPLAAVDADVATHLLHRCILGALSHTTRLLCTHRTEYLERADMVLLLEAGRLVRAGPPSEILPLVQAAPRAWAEDGQESDPATASSMENPKKTKEGLEVEESASGQLRQEESKKEGAVAFHVYRAYWRAVGWGMALAILFSLLLMQATRNAADWWLSHWISELKAAKNSSQEALAPTRLGSMGPLSAQLLLFSPGSLCTSVFPLPKAAPNGSSDLRFYLTVYATIAGVNSLCTLLRAVLFAAGTLQAAATLHRRLLGRVLMAPVTFFDSTPTGRVLNRFSSDVACADDSLPFILNILLANAAGLLGLLAVLGFSLPWLLLLLPPLSIIYYRVQSHYRASSRELRRLGSLSLSPLYTHLADTLAGLPVLRAAGATYRFEEENQRLLELNQRCQFAASATMQWLDIRLQLMGAAVVSAIAGIALVQHQQGLANPGLVGLSLSYALSLTGLLSGLVSSFTQTEAMLVSVERLEEYSCDLPQEPRGQRPQLGISWLSQGSVEFQDVVLVYRPGLPNALDGVTFRVQPGEKLGIVGRTGSGKSSLLLVLFRLLEPSSGRVLLDGMDTSQLELAELRSQLAIIPQEPFLFSGTVRENLDPRGLYEDGALWQALEQCHLSEAIESMGGLDGELGEGGRRLSLGQRQLLCLARALLTDAKILCIDEATASVDQKTDQLLQQTISKRFANKTVLTIAHRLPPGSLECSVSGNMQPLP, from the exons ATGGAGAGGTTCCTGGCCCGGTTGTGCGGCACCAGCGCGTTGCAGCCGCTCCCGGTGTGGGAGGGGGACACCACCGGCCACTGCTTCACACAGCTGGTGCTCAGCGCCCTGCCCCACGCGCTCCTGGCCGTGCTCAGTGCTTGCCACTGGGGCCACCCGAG GTATCCAGATTACACTCCACGCTGCAGTCCCGGCTGGCGCCTCCGACTCACAACCTCTGTCCTGCTCGCCGTCTTTCCACTGCTCGACCTGCTTCCAGTCATTTTGCCACCAGGGGCAGGCCCAGGGCCCACAGGGCTCGAGGTGCTGGCAGGGGGCGTGGCGGCTATGGCCTGGATCAGCCACAGCCTGGCCCTGTGGGTGTTGGTTCATACCCCATATGGCCACTCCCGGGGGCCCCTGGCCTTGGCTCTGGCTGCCTTCCTGCCAGCCCCGGCCCTGGTGCTGACCCTGCTGTGGCACTGCCAGCGAGGCACACTCCTGCCTCCACTTCTCGCAGGGCCCCTCTCCCGCCTGTGTCTCCTCATCCTGCAGCTGGCTGCTCTCTTGGCCTATGGACTGGGCTGGGCAGTCCCTGGGCAGCCACGGGAACCCTGGGCCCATGAGCCCCTCCTCTCTGAGGGCCAGGAGCCCGAGGTGGCTGAAGATGGGGAGAGCTGGCTGTCCCGCTTTTCCTACGCCTGGCTGGCACCGTTGCTGGCCCGCGGGGCCCGGGGAGAGCTCCGGCAGCCCCAGGACACTTGCCGCCTCCCCCACAGGCTGCACCCAACCTACCTAGCCCGTGTCTTCCAGGCGCAATGGCAGGAGGGGGCCCGGCTGTGGAGGACCCTGCATGGGGCCTTTGGGCACTGCTACCTGGCTCTTGGGCTGCTCAAGTTGGTGGGGACCATGCTGGGGTTCTCAGGGCCCTTGTTGCTGTCCCTCCtggtgggcttcctggaggaggggcgaGAGCCACTAAGCCATGGCCTGCTATATGCCCTGGGGCTTACCGGAGGAGCTGTTCTGGGAGCTGTGCTGCAGAATCAGTATGGGTATGAGGTTCGGAAGGTGGCTCTTCAGGCACGGGGTGCTGTGCTGAACATCCTGTACCGAAAGGCTTTACAACTGGGGCCCAGACGCCCTCCTGCCGGGGAGGTCCTGAACTTACTAGGCACTGACTCTGAGCGGCTGCTCAACTTTGCTGGGAGCTTTCATGAGGCCTGGGGCCTGCCCCTGCAACTGGCCATCACCCTCTATCTGCTGCACCAGCAGGTGGGTGTGGCCTTCGTGGGTGGTCTGATCCTGGCGCTGCTGCTGGTACCTGTCAACAAAGTGATTGCCACCCGCATCATGGCCAGCAACCAGGAGATGCTACAGCACAAAGACGCACGAGTTAAG CTCGTGACAGAGCTGCTGAGTGGCATGCGTGTCATCAAGTTCTTCGGGTGGGAGCAGGCGCTGGGGACCCGCGTGGAGGCCTGCCGAGCTCGAGAGCTGGGGCGACTCCGGGTCATCAAGTACCTGGATGCAGCCTGTGTGTACCTCTGGGCTGCCCTGCCGGTCGTCATCTCCATTGTCATCTTTATCACCTATGTCCTCATGGGGCACCAGCTCACTGCCACCAAG GTGTTCACCGCCCTGGCATTGGTGCGCATGCTCATTCTTCCCCTCAACAACTTCCCTTGGGTGATCAATGGCCTCCTTGAGGCCAAAGTGTCCCTGGACCGGATCCAGCGTTTCCTCGACCTTCCCAACCATGACCCCCAGGCCTACTACAGCCCAG ATCCCCCAACAGAGCCATCTACAGCCCTGGAGCTACACGAAGCTCTGTTCTCCTGGGACCCAGTTGGAACCAGCCAGGAGACCTTCATCAGTCACCTCGAAGTGAAAAAG GGAATGCTGGTGGGCATCGTGGGGAAGGTGGGCTGCGGGAAGAGCTCGCTGCTGGCTGCCATCACCGGAGAGCTGCACAG GCTCCGAGGGCAGGTGGCAGTGTGGGGGCTGTCCAAAGGCTTCGGCCTGGCCACCCAGGAACCCTGGATCCAGTTTGCCACCATCCGAGACAACATTCTCTTTGGGAAGACGTTTGACGCCCAGCTGTACAAGGAAGTGCTAGAGGCCTGCGCCCTCGATGAGGACCTCAGT ATTCTGCCTGCTGGGGACCAGACGGAGGTGGGGGAGAAAGGCGTGACCCTCAGCGGGGGACAGCGGGCCCGCATTGCCCTGGCTCGTGCTGTCTACCAG gaaAAGGAGCTATACCTCCTCGACGACCCTCTGGCCGCCGTGGATGCAGACGTGGCCACCCACCTGCTGCACAGGTGCATCCTGGGAGCGCTGAGCCACACCACGCGGCTGCTGTGCACCCACCGCACCGAGTACCTGGAGCGGGCTGacatggtgctgctgctggagGCTGGGCGCCTCGTCCGGGCCG GGCCTCCCTCTGAGATCCTGCCATTGGTACAAGCTGCCCCCAGAGCCTGGGCTGAGGATGGACAAGAGTCTGACCCAG CCACAGCCTCGTCCATGGAGAACCCAAAGAAGACAAaggaggggctggaggtggaGGAGAGCGCATCTGGCCAGCTGCGACAGGAGGAAAGCAAGAAGGAGGGCGCCGTGGCCTTCCATGTGTACCGCGCGTACTGGAGGGCCGTGGGCTGGGGCATGGCTCTTGCCATcctcttctctctgctcctcATGCAAG cCACCAGGAACGCAGCCGACTGGTGGCTCTCCCACTGGATCTCTGAGCTGAAGGCAGCCAAGAATAGCTCCCAGGAGGCGCTGGCccccaccaggctgggctccatgGGGCCGCTGTCCGCCCAGCTGCTCCTCTTCTCCCCCGGGAGCCTCTG caCCTCAGTGTTCCCACTGCCCAAAGCTGCCCCCAACGGCTCCTCAGACCTCCGTTTCTACCTCACTGTGTACGCGACCATCGCTGGTGTCAACTCCCTCTGCACCCTTCTCCGGGCCGTGCTCTTCGCGGCAGGCACCCTCCAAGCGGCCGCCACCCTGCATCGCCGCCTCCTGGGTCGAGTCCTCATG GCTCCAGTGACTTTCTTCGACTCCACGCCCACGGGCCGGGTCCTCAACCGCTTCTCCTCTGACGTGGCCTGTGCAGATGACAGCCTGCCCTTCATCCTCAACATCCTGCTGGCCAACGCGGCAGGCCTGCTGGGGCtcctggctgtgctgggcttcagcctgccctggctgctgctgctgctgccgcctctGAGCATCATCTACTATCGCGTGCAGAGCCACTACAGGGCCTCCTCGCGGGAGCTGCGGCGTCTGGGCAGCCTCAGCCTGTCTCCCCTCTACACCCACCTGGCCGACACCTTGGCCGGCCTCCCTGTGCTCCGGGCCGCCGGGGCCACCTACAG gtTTGAGGAGGAGAACCAGAGACTCCTGGAGCTCAACCAGAGGTGCCAGTTTGCTGCCAGTGCCACGATGCAGTGGTTGGACATccggctacagctcatgggggcCGCAGTAGTCAGCGCCATCGCGGGCATCGCTCTGGTGCAGCACCAGCAGGGCCTCGCCAACCCAG gacTGGTGGGCCTGTCGCTGTCCTATGCCCTGTCCCTGACGGGCCTGCTCTCAGGGTTAGTGAGCAGCTTCACACAGACAGAAGCCATGCTGGTGAGTGTCGAGCGGCTGGAGGAGTACTCCTGTGACCTGCCCCAGGAGCCCCGGGGCCAGCGGCCACAG CTAGGCATCAGCTGGCTGAGCCAGGGGAGCGTGGAGTTCCAGGATGTGGTGCTGGTGTACCGGCCAGGGCTGCCCAACGCCCTGGATGGGGTGACCTTCCGCGTGCAGCCTGGAGAGAAGCTGGGCATCGTGGGCCGCACGGGCTCCGGCAAGTCTTCCCTGTTGTTGGTGCTTTTCCGGCTGCTAGAGCCCAGTTCTGGGCGAGTGCTTCTGGACGGCATGGACACCAGCCAGCTGGAGCTGGCCGAGCTCAG ATCCCAGCTGGCGATCATCCCGCAGGAGCCCTTTTTGTTCAGTGGGACCGTGCGGGAAAACCTGGACCCCCGGGGTCTGTATGAGGATGGGGCCCTATGGCAGGCACTGGAGCAGTGCCACCTGAGTGAGGCGATCGAGTCTATGG GTGGTCTGGATGGTGAGCTGGGCGAGGGGGGCCGGCGCTTATCTCTGGGGCAGAGGCAGCTGCTGTGTCTGGCCAGGGCTCTCCTCACAGATGCTAAG ATCTTGTGCATTGACGAGGCCACAGCAAGCGTGGACCAGAAGACAGACCAGCTACTCCAGCAAACCATCAGCAAACGGTTTGCCAACAAGACAGTGCTGACCATCGCCCACAG gcttccaccaggctccttggagTGCTCGGTCTCAGGGAACATGCAGCCCCTCCCCTAG